aggtaAATGCTTGGTTAATAGCTAGATGGCTAGCCAGATCTACCACAAACTTATGATACATAGAATGATACGATAAAGTGATATAAAGATGAGCTGACCAGACAATTAGGCTGGCTATGCTTAAAGTTCTGCAGAAAGTTTATCGTGGTTTGCTGTTTTATTTGTGTGGGCTGCATGCCAAATTAAGGAGAggcttctttttattttaagctGCTTCTCAATTGTGTCTTCATTCCATGGGAGGTTGTGGCAAATCAAGATgaagttgataaatttttttattgtgctTTCGAATTTGATTTCTGGTTAGATTCTTTTGATCAATATTTCAAGTTGTAagataaaactaaaatcaaataagGAGTTGGGGCATTCCGAGAATCGAACTCGGGACCTCTCGCACCCAAAGCGAGAatcataccactagaccaaatgcCCTATCTTGGATGTATTACTAGATTTGTTTTAGTTAGCAGCTCTTTTCTTCAAGGTTGTGCTAAGTTTTGATGTTTGTCTGCTGACTTGTTAGCAAATTGTTCTGCTATGTGACTTCTACCTTGGTACTCTAACGAATGGTTGAAGGATGAGCTTATTGGACGATTGGGCAGCTGTCaactaattattaaattttgcatCTTGATAACCTTTTTCGTTGTTGGACTTTGTAAACTGAACAGCAAACTCTTTTACTGATAGAATACGTGGAGGTGCTATCTACTTTGGCTGCTACAGTCATTTGGTAATTTTACTAAGAATCCTGGAATGGTTCTTCAATCCCACGTGCACCTGGTTTTGCGCCTTTTGCAGTGCTTTGCCACTCTGCTTAGTATAGTTATTGCGTGCACacacaaaaaagagaaagagaaagagaaaatgaggtcGTTTTGTTTTTTGGTCTAAGATGTTATTTCATTCTGAGAATTGAATCCGGACCCCTTGCACCCAATGTTAGAAAcataccactagaccaaatgcTCATTTATTGCTCTAATATGTTGTGATTACATTTGTAGGCATCGCTTTTCAAGAAATGGTGCATACCgttatttattgatgaaatcTTTGAATCTGTGATCGGGACTAGGTTGTTTGTGATGCTTTTTGCTATTGGAATAAACAGGTTAGGCAAGATTACTGAAGCCTTTCTCTTTGGACGAGGATGATTACTACTATAGCTCTAAAGTCAATCTGTAATTTTGTTGACCTTGGTGGGAATCCTGTTTTAACCTTTGGTTAAAGGCATAATGGTGTCAAAGGAGAAGCTAATGGATGAGGCCCATAGCACGGACTATAGCTTGGTTCTTGTGATTGACAGATGGACTTGCTTCTTACTCAGGTCAAGGAAgagaaatatttgttttctgTTGGCCTTTCCTCTTTCCATCCTTTTTGTCGCTAAACTGGTTATTGTTGATTAACTGCTTTATTCCATTATTTTCACAGGGTTCTGCAGAACTCGATTTTCTTGCAACCATTATTCCAGGTATGAGGCTAGCTTGTCGACATGCTAAGACAGTTTATAGAGCCTAATTTATTTCTTGGAACTTATTAGAAAAAGTATCAATCTAAGTCTATAAAGTTCTATATTTGTTCTTAAAAGTTGACTTTGGTACAGATTcctctaataaaatattttagtacaTAATATAGAtaaccaaaaggaaaaaagtgCTGGGGCATTCCGAGAATCGAACTCGGGACCTCTCGCACTAAAGCGAGAatcataccactagaccaaatgcCCAATGTCTGATATTCTTCACGTCTAGTTTGTAGCTATTAGATTGTTTTCTCGTAGAACTCCTATTAACTCTCAATGGGCTCATTCTTGgaataccaaaattttcaaatctctCACTTTCAATGTGGTTCAATGATCATTGTCTGCTACAATTGGATGCTAAGGGCTTTTTTGCATTAGCTCCAGGTTACATCTTATGTCGATCCCTTAGAGGCTGAAACTTCTTTAGCTTACAAATctcgtaaattttataaatttcttttaactaTGATGAGTCTGACAGCTAAATCAGTACTTTTCTAGTTGTTGTAGTTAGACATTAGCGTATTTTGATTGAtgcttcaaaataatttataaaatgaaattgctGAACAACTAAGCAGGTAGTAGAAATCTAATGCCCTAATAAACATTTCAAGCTTGTTATCAGAGTCTCTGGACTTAATTTAGCTGGTAAAAGTGTTTGGTTATGCATAAGGATGTAGGTCCGAATCATATCTTTCAGCAAAGGGTGAGGGAGTGGGGTTGAGGTAAGTTGCGATCTAGCCCACATAGTATAGCCTGGTAGTTGATTCAGGAATAAGAAATGAAAGCAGTGTTAGCAGATAGAGAAGATGGGAACTCTCAGAATGGTGGAGAAGTACTTCTGCTTTTAGGTTCGCTGGAATATAGATAGGCATCTCCAGTAAAATAGCTGAACCTGCTCTTCAACGTGCATAgtaattctatttatttgtgCTGTTCAacaatctatttattttttactcacTGCAAAAGAATCTTTTCAGGATACAAATAGATCTGATGTGACTTAAAGAGTTGACCTTCCCGTTGGTCCTCTgatcatatatttgaaattagggaaaaaatggaaaaatggcTGGGGCATTCCGAGAATTGAACTCGGGACCTCTCGCACCCTAAGCGAGAatcataccactagaccaaatgctcaatttttaatatacttCACGTGTGATTTGTAGCTACTAGATCTTTTCTCCTAGAACTCCTATTAACTTTCAATGGGCTCATTCTTGGagtactaaaattttcaaatctcaCTTTTGATGCGGTTCATTGATCATTTTCTGCTACAATCGGATGCTAAGGGCTTGATTTAAGTTAAGCTTTATATAAAAACGGAATTACTTTAGTTCTTTTCTGGAAAAGGACTTACACTTTTTAAAAGGGCTAGTCAATTTATAGGAAAAGGAACTTATTTTCTGTTGACATGTAAGTTTTTGTCCATTGACAAAGTTGTTTTCAACGAAACAAACAGAAGATAATGCAGAAAGCATTTTTCGTAAgtcattttcaatgaaacaaacgtaccctaaatttgttttaagtttgAAGAGTCTGACATCTAAAGCCAGTACTTTGCTAGTTATTGTAATTAGacatttgaatattttgatttatgcttcaaaataatttaaacaatgaAATTGCTTAACAAGTAGGCAGCTAGTAGAAATCTAATCGCTAAATAATGTCCTAATAAACATTTCAAGCTGGTTGGGGTTGAGGTAAGTTGCGATCTACCCCACAGTATAGCCTTGTAGTTGATTcaggaaaaagaaatgaaagcgGTGTTAGCAGATAGAGAATATGGGAACTCACTCAAACAGGTGGAAAAGTACTTTGCCTTTTAGGTTCTTTGTTGGTTCAACAATAAACTTTTGAAAATGGCAGCagtctatttattttttactcacTGCAAAAGAATCTTGTCAGGAAAAAGAGAGATCTGATATTTGACTTTTAGACTTCATTCTAAATgatcatatatttgaaattaagggGGAAAAGGATAAACTAGGGTGGGGCATTCCGAGAATTGAACTCGGGACCTCTCGCACCCTAAGCGAGAatcataccactagaccaaatgcCCAACTCTGATACTTGCAATGTCAAGTGTATTTTTTTCAGTTTCTGGGGTCCTATTAACTCTAAATGGGTAATCCCATATGAGCTGCCccttgtttcttttcttgcttTTGATGTTCTCCTAGTGTAATTTCCTTGCTATAGTGATTTTAGTGCCTTGCTTTTGTTGTAATTCTGTTATAGTTCCCCTGTTAGAGTCTGATGCCACCATTGCTTCTTAAAACTTGGACCTTGGATTTGGGTGGGATCTTTTTGTTGCATAGAAATGATGTTTGTTTATGCTTTATACTTCTTACTTTCAGATTTGGGTCGACTAGAAGACAAGATTTGTGGACCTCgagttttgataatttatgaTACATGGAATAATATTATGAAGTGATATAAAGATGTGCCTACCAGACTTATGCTGAAAGTTTATCACGATTTGTTGTTTTATTCATGGGCCCTGCAAAGCCAAATTCAAGAGAGGCTTCCTTGTGTTTTAACCTGCTCCTCAAATGTGTCTTCTTTCCATGTGTATGAGATGCCTTTTCTCTGAGTGGTTATGGGATCTAATGTTTCCTGATGTTAGTGCAGACGAATAGTGTGGCTGTTCCTTGTATTCATGGCCCCCTCATTACCGACTGATGTTAGCAGAAAGTTCAAGATGAAGTCCAGATAAAAAGAAACTAGGAATTGGGGCATTCCGAGAATCGAACTCGGGACCTCTCGCACCCAAAGCGAGAatcataccactagaccaaatgcCCAATCTTGAATGTTTAACTGAATTTGGTTTAGCTATTAgctctttttttcaaattgtgCCAAGTTTTGATGTTTATCTGCTGACTTCTGAGCAAATTGTTCTGCTATTTGACTACTACCTTGGTACTCACACCAATGGTTGAAAGATGAACTTCTTGGGCAATCAGGCAGCTAGGAACTGGTTATTAAACTCCTATTAACTGTTGGTAGACCCATTCATAGAAGACCAGAATTTTCAGATCTCTCACTTTTTATGTGGTTCAATGTATCATTGGCCTGCTATAATTGGATGCTAAGGGCTTTTGAAATTGCATTAGTACCAGGTTACAACTTtcttatctatatatatatatatatatataatagctGTTTGTAGTTATTAATTCAGAATATGGATCCCTCGAGAGGCCAGAACATCTATAGGTAATGAATCgcctaaattttataaatttcttttaaccatGAATAGTCTGACTGCTGAATCAGTGCTTTGTTAATTACTGTACTTGGACATTAGagtattttgatttatatttcaaaacagtataaaaattgaaattatgaaacCACTAGGCAGCTAGTAAAAACCTAATTACGGTAAACTTTTCAAGCTGGTTATGAAAGTCATTAGATATTAATTTAGCTGGTAAAATTGTTTGGTTATTAAAAAAGTATGCAGGTCTGAATCCCACCTCCAAAGGAGGCAGTGGGTGTTTAGGGAAGGGGTATAGCTAGCTTACATGGTATATAGTCTGGTAGTTGGAtcaggaaaaaagaaataaaagtagtTTTAGCAGATGCAGAAGATAGGAATTCACTcagaaaagaggaaaaattaCTTTGCCTCTTTAGCTCTATGTTTTTGGGTGCACTATAGATAGGCATCttcagtaaaatattttaacctgTCCTTTTTGTGGAATAGCTTTAAGATCAACAACaaaatactttaaacttttgaaaatgGGTCAATCTAATTATTTTACTCATTACAAAGGAATCTTGTCAGAAAACAAATAGATCTGATGTTTTTGTTAAAGTTGACTTTGTGGATAGCTTTAAGATCAACAGTTTACTTTTGAAAAGGGCacaatctatttatttatttttattcattacaAAGGAACTTGTGAGGAAACAAATAGATCTGATGTTTACAAGCTGATTCTCtgatcatatatttaaaattaaggaaAGTTCAAGGAAAGGGGGTGGGTAGAACTGAACTAAGGACCTCTCGCACCCTAAGTGAAAatcataccactagaccaaatgcTAAACTTTGTGTTTAAAATGTTTAGTATTTTCCATGAGTTTCTGAGATCCTTATTAACTCTCAATAGGCAAAAATACCACATGAGCCTCTTCTCTTGCTTTTATTGTACTAAAGTTATAGTTCCCTGTTAGAGTTTGACGCCACCTTTGCCTCTTAAGCAATAAAGACTTGTGTTTTAACCTTCTACCCAAATATGTTTCCATTCCATGTGTGAGTTATGGCAGATCAAAAAGCAGATAAGGCATTTTTGGGGCATTCCGAGAATCGAACTCGGGACCTCTCGCACCCAAAGCGAGAatcataccactagaccaaatgcCCAATCTTGTTCTATGTGATGTTGGCTTTTATATAGCCAAAGTAAGAACTGGATTGTTTGTGGGCTTTTCTGCTAGTGGAATTAGGGTGAAGTGCTTCCGAGTTGTTTAGAGGAGCATCCAGTAACACGTCCATTAGCTGTTTTGCGGGAATTGCTAATCAGGTTACATGTCCTAAAAGCATTTTCTCTGCAAGGCTCTGAAGGATGAGTGCTATTATTAGGCCAAGGTTGGTCGGactctttgtttttcttgatgTACCAGTGTCCCAGCACTCCGATATGGCAATGTGATCTTCGAAGATCttccaaatacatggaaaaacttagaaaaCACTAATCATACCCGTGTCGGATATATACCCAAGCTGAAGAACATAGCTATAAACTTTTATACGTGCAAGGGATGCTAACTACTGTAAACTGTGAAGTCTTTCTTGTAATTTAGGTGAAGTTAGGGTTGAAACTTGTTTTGACCTTTGGTGAATGGCTTATTAGTGCGAGAGATAGTTTGCAAGTTTTGGGTCTTAGGAATTAAATCTTTTGATTTGAACTTCAAAAAGGGTTCTAAAACAAAACTGCAGAAGCAATTAGTGAATGCGGCCATGGCGCAGCTAGCCTGAAGTTCTGTTTATTTGTTGCAGATCTCAGATTTTTCTGACTATAAGATTAAAGGCGCAAAAAAATGAACTTTAGAAAATGGCATAGTTTATTTCTTATTCACTGGAAAAGTCCTCATCTTCTCAGATAAGCTTCTATTTTATTCTAGTTTTAGAAGCTGGTTCTATGGTAAGATAAAAAAAGGAAACAGTATGATTGGGGCATTCCGAGAATTGAACTCGGGACCTCTCGCACCCTAAGCGAGAatcataccactagaccaaatgcCCATGTCGCTCTGTATCAGTTCcagttttcaatttcattctcTTCCAACCTcaccccaaaaaataaaaattagctctgtatttaattttttttctctcttttaatgaatgaacttgtattttttgtcaaatcatctcaaaattgatgaaaaagttaatatttttaaactttgatgATGTGTCATACATGTGAATTGCCAAGTAGGTAGCATATAAgcacttaattaatttttaaataaaatatttttctaattttaattatttttaaaaataatgtatatatatttttaaattttaaaaaattaactaaacgtTCATTTACATAATAATTCAGGTGTATGCAATgttattaaagttaaaaacgttattttattttattttgaggtaatttgataaaatacaCGTGAATAGAAACATATAATAAGTAATTACATAAtgattttttacttaaaataataattaatgaacGAAAACAGAAAAGATAATgttccataaaatttaatttaatagacAAACGATGAATagaaaatatagttaaaattttattcgaaAAAGCATATAGAAGAATTGgagggtttaattaattagtatttattataattttcattttagttgtAGTGAAAATAGATTGAAGTCATTAAAATAAAGTAGAATTGtcacattaattaaaaaattaagtctaaaatGATCATTAAATTACGAAGCTTGACATTCTTGGTAATATCATATTATTAGCTTGAGGTAATGTTGAATTATGTGATTAGGGAATGTAAGATTTTCATTAATAATGTCGAATTTAACGTGTGATAgaataaaaacttttaagttcataaaataaaaagcaataTGGAGAAGAAAACAATAGAAACAATTGTAGTTCGAACACAACaattttatgtttgaaaaatcTAACTTAGgatatcaatcaaaatcaacacGTCTCTATTAGTTAAAGTTCAATATTGCGCAAGAAAGTTCTTCAATACTAGACAAGAATACGAAAATCTCaaacaaaagaataaataaaaacagaTAATAAGTAAATTGAACAAGATTATCCGATTTCCTAGCATCCAAAGTCGCACACTCACAAAGAAAATGTGCCTCCTACATATGGTGCCGACCAGCAGAATAAAATCAACTTGATAAGCCTTGCCAATCAATTGACAAGTCCCTTGAATCAAGGCTTCAACTAATAGTGATAAAGTATGAATCCTTATTCGATAAGTTACTTATGATCACCTGTTAGAGAAAACATTTGTTCGTGCAATCCTATTTAGCAAACGATAGACAATTTCACTTTGGGTTGGAACCCTATTTAGCTTTTTTGGCATTGTTTTGGTCCTAAATTTCATGTCTATATGCTTCCAATCTATAACAATGACTAACTAATAAATAACAACAATTTGCAGATTGAGGGAAGATGgtaattaaaagatttattattatatgaaactCCCTGTCTTGAGCAAATTCTTGAGTTTGagttttaaagaagaaaaaaaaaagatgaaagaactttgctttttatgtatttaattaaagGTTTAACTTTACCTAGCTCCGATTTTAAGATAACCggattaaatttaagtttaaagtcagaattaatatgtttattgaatacccaatttgattttaaagaaacaataactcaaatttatttaacttgaaCCAAAAAATATGATTCCCAATCTCATAATTTACCAATtcataataaaaactaatacaATGCGGATTGAGAATTCCTTGCCATGTAGCTGAAAATCttgtttttcttctctcaataGCCTCCTACTTTACCcattttctatgttatgttgttgaggctttttatttttcttaaagcaTTCGCATCCAACATTCATATCAAAGAATTTAACCAAGTATCAATTTGGTCATTGCCGAAATCTTTAAACATATCACCCGTCTCACTGTCTGTCTTCTTCAGCTAATTCACTAtgtaatttagttattattattaagccAACGATTAGGTTGGCTTGTGGTTTTTGGGGCACGTAATTTAATTGTGGACCCTCTGGGTCAATTGGtataacaaaatcaaatctGGTCGGTTCACAATAATAAATAACGTTTGGTCTAAGCCTTAATAGTTTATTCATAAATTGATATGCCACTTCCAACAGTcatgcttgtttgttcattaaAAGCCACCACCTAAAAGCCACGTGCTGAAAGCACTGCTTCATATTTATACCAACAAGAAATCTctcgatttttaaattttaaattgaagtttttttttcttttaaaagagaGATTATAgatgggtttggatgggcgattgagTGTGGTGTGGTACGTTATGATGCGTGTACAAGCCCAATAATGCCCGGGCCCAAGCAAATAAATAAGCCCAATTATTAGTCCAAATTATCCCAAGCCCGAAATCAACAACAGAGATAGGGTCAGGAAACCCTAGTGACGGCCGCCAGCATTCCAATTGCCGTACGACTCGGGGCCAGGGTCCCCTCCGCGAGAATCGTGCCTCCACGTACGGGCGCACTCTACGGCCACCGGACCTGCGAAAAAAGGGGACGTACAACGCAGCAATAACAGAGTAACAGTAAAAAACGCAACGAATATTGAAGAGAggattttttgtttattttattgtcttTTTTCGGCTATTTAAAGGCCGATTTAAATCATGTAAATGGGGGGGGGGATTTTAGTGTAAAAGGAGACAAGAAAATAGAGGGAAATACAGATCAAACTTGCTTTTTTTcgaaggtttttttttactttggtaGTGTTCATCGTTTATttctgttcattttttttatttctttttattttcttttattttcattttgtttcacctaaaataacaaaaaaaaaagaaagaaaaagcttaCCTATTCGGCGAGGTCGTCGAGCCACCAC
The nucleotide sequence above comes from Gossypium raimondii isolate GPD5lz chromosome 13, ASM2569854v1, whole genome shotgun sequence. Encoded proteins:
- the LOC105782597 gene encoding uncharacterized protein LOC105782597 isoform X6, coding for MDLLLTQGSAELDFLATIIPGIMVSKEKLMDEAHSTDYSLVLVIDRWTCFLLRVLQNSIFLQPLFQTNSVAVPCIHGPLITD